Proteins from one Chroococcidiopsis sp. CCMEE 29 genomic window:
- a CDS encoding TonB-dependent siderophore receptor — MWQQQLLNSLWLAGAISVVVVQPVWAQAIQVTEVQFQPTASGLEVILQTADGALPRVFTSSTNQTLILDISNAQLTLPSGNELRKNNPVEGITLVTVKNLNANSIQIRVKSETGLPQVKVSESKQGLLLSLTPAFQTGESPSALAPETPATQLEEEGEGDITAEEEEEIEILVTGEQETGYTMPETANVTRTNISILNIPRSIQVVPEQVIEDQQVIRLEEALRNVSNVFQENTGGDRTERFTIRGFRTTNVLRDGFRQFGQAGFAETANLERIEVLKGPASIFYGNTEPGGTINLVTKKPLPEPFVEPQLQVGSYDFFRPQIDATGPLTSDGRLLYRLNTVSESGGNFRDFDQDINRFFIAPVLTWNISDRTNLTVELEYLNDERPFDRGIIALGDGVIDLPINRIIGEPDDYVNSEDLSVSYRLEHRFSDNWNLRNAFRYQRRDVSLFATQAAAYGEGPEGLSGAGILQREYASLNEFDEAYSLQTNVVGEFATGSVGHTLTFGVDLVRNSFEQIARVSQPPLFPASLNIFNPVYGVLPRPDVDDLSTFLNTDLRTDRLGIYLQDQIAFAPNVQLLLGGRFDYIDQALRNSPTASDPTSSEANPTNDAFSPQVGIVYKPIEPISLYASYSRSFEPNSGTTASGEFLEPERGTQYEVGVKADLLDGRLFTTLAFYHLTRSNVATSDLDNLGASIAVGEQRSQGIELDIIGEILPGWNIIAGYAYNDAEITEDNEYEVGNRLYNVPKHSASLWTTYEIQSGDLQGLGFGIGFNYVGERAGDLENSYEVPSYFLTNAAIYYQQDNWRAALNFKNLFDIDYYVHAFGRQDIKPGAPFTVVGSLSVEF, encoded by the coding sequence ATGTGGCAACAACAATTACTAAATAGCCTATGGCTGGCTGGAGCAATATCAGTGGTAGTGGTTCAGCCTGTCTGGGCACAGGCGATTCAAGTAACAGAAGTACAATTCCAACCAACTGCTAGTGGTTTAGAAGTAATTTTACAGACAGCAGACGGCGCTTTACCTCGGGTTTTCACTTCCAGCACTAACCAAACTCTGATTTTGGACATTAGCAATGCCCAGTTGACGTTACCATCAGGTAATGAGTTGCGTAAAAACAACCCAGTGGAGGGCATTACGTTAGTTACAGTTAAGAATCTGAATGCCAACAGTATTCAAATCAGGGTAAAAAGTGAGACGGGGTTGCCCCAGGTTAAAGTGTCTGAGAGTAAGCAAGGGCTGCTTCTCAGTTTGACTCCTGCTTTCCAAACAGGTGAAAGTCCTTCTGCACTAGCGCCAGAGACACCAGCAACTCAGCTAGAGGAAGAAGGAGAGGGGGACATTACCGCGGAAGAGGAAGAGGAAATCGAAATCCTAGTGACAGGTGAGCAAGAAACCGGATATACAATGCCGGAAACAGCAAATGTAACAAGGACAAACATCTCAATCCTCAATATCCCGCGCTCAATTCAAGTCGTTCCCGAACAAGTTATCGAAGATCAACAAGTGATCCGACTAGAAGAGGCTCTGCGTAATGTCAGTAACGTTTTTCAAGAAAATACTGGCGGAGACAGAACTGAAAGGTTTACGATTCGAGGTTTTCGCACTACCAATGTCCTGCGAGATGGTTTTAGACAGTTTGGGCAGGCAGGATTTGCTGAAACAGCAAATCTTGAGCGCATCGAAGTTCTCAAAGGTCCGGCTTCTATTTTCTACGGCAATACTGAACCGGGGGGTACGATCAACTTAGTAACTAAAAAACCCTTGCCAGAGCCTTTTGTCGAACCCCAATTGCAAGTTGGTAGCTACGATTTCTTTCGACCCCAGATTGATGCGACTGGACCGTTAACCTCAGACGGAAGATTGCTTTACCGACTGAATACAGTTTCCGAGAGCGGAGGTAATTTTCGCGACTTCGACCAAGACATCAATCGCTTTTTCATTGCGCCAGTTCTAACTTGGAATATTAGCGATCGCACCAATCTCACAGTTGAATTAGAGTATCTAAATGACGAGCGACCGTTTGATCGCGGCATTATTGCCCTTGGTGACGGAGTTATCGATCTACCCATCAACCGCATCATTGGCGAACCAGACGATTATGTCAATTCGGAAGATTTAAGTGTCAGCTATCGACTAGAGCATCGTTTCAGCGATAACTGGAACCTGCGTAACGCTTTTCGTTACCAAAGACGAGATGTGTCACTATTTGCTACTCAAGCGGCGGCATACGGTGAAGGACCAGAAGGATTGAGTGGAGCAGGGATATTACAGCGCGAGTACGCTAGTCTCAATGAATTTGACGAAGCTTATAGCTTACAAACGAATGTAGTAGGTGAGTTTGCTACGGGTTCAGTTGGGCACACACTCACATTTGGTGTTGATTTGGTACGCAACTCATTTGAACAAATCGCTCGGGTGAGCCAGCCACCGTTATTTCCCGCATCTCTCAATATTTTCAACCCAGTTTACGGAGTTTTGCCTAGACCGGATGTGGATGATTTGTCTACGTTTTTGAATACCGATCTCAGGACAGACAGGCTGGGTATCTATTTGCAAGATCAGATTGCCTTTGCCCCTAATGTGCAGTTATTGTTGGGCGGACGTTTTGATTATATAGATCAAGCATTAAGAAATAGTCCTACTGCTTCTGACCCAACTAGTTCTGAGGCAAATCCCACTAATGATGCCTTTAGTCCCCAAGTGGGTATTGTTTACAAACCGATTGAACCGATTTCGCTCTACGCTAGTTACAGCCGTTCGTTTGAACCCAACAGCGGGACTACAGCTAGTGGAGAATTTCTGGAACCCGAACGCGGCACACAGTATGAAGTTGGTGTCAAAGCTGATTTACTCGATGGCAGACTTTTCACAACTTTGGCTTTCTACCACCTTACCAGGTCGAATGTTGCCACATCTGATCTTGATAATCTTGGCGCTTCAATCGCAGTGGGTGAACAAAGGAGTCAGGGGATTGAACTCGATATTATTGGGGAAATCCTGCCTGGATGGAACATTATTGCTGGTTACGCCTACAATGATGCCGAAATCACAGAGGACAACGAATACGAAGTTGGCAACAGACTGTACAACGTTCCTAAACACAGTGCCAGTCTGTGGACAACCTATGAAATCCAAAGCGGCGATCTACAGGGTTTAGGCTTTGGGATTGGATTTAATTACGTTGGAGAAAGGGCGGGAGATCTTGAGAATTCCTATGAGGTGCCAAGTTACTTCCTCACCAATGCTGCCATTTATTACCAACAAGACAATTGGAGAGCCGCACTCAACTTCAAAAACCTGTTCGACATTGATTACTACGTGCATGCGTTTGGTAGACAAGACATCAAACCTGGCGCACCTTTTACAGTTGTAGGTTCATTATCGGTGGAATTTTGA
- a CDS encoding D-alanyl-D-alanine carboxypeptidase has protein sequence MLELLGSGLISVWLNMVGIRTKPLDVRELLAAQGSPALVLASDPNPDALPTIEQYLKGLEALGLARANQGIWMQSGPLLLANNNGTVPLPAASLTKIATSLAALKTWGPDRQFETLISATGPVKDGVLQGDLIIQGNGDPFFVWEEAIALGNSLNQLGINRVTGNLVIAGNFAMNYQSNPYMAGELLKQALNAASWSPAATAQYFRLPPGTPRPQVTISGTVQVASLPNPKQFLLLRHRSLPLSQILKEMNIYSNNEMAEMLAQLLGGAQVVQQQAALAAGVPQSEIQLVNGSGLGVENRISPRAVCAMFVALQRELLPHQMNVADLFPVAGRDRRGTLEARHIPATTVVKTGTLNDVSALAGVMPTRDHGLVWFVIINRGWQVERFRGGQDQLLQSLLQQWQAAPEIPAALTPHPIGNTPTPLGAASRNEILYKT, from the coding sequence ATGCTGGAATTATTGGGATCAGGGCTAATTTCTGTATGGCTAAACATGGTTGGGATACGCACTAAGCCGCTGGATGTACGAGAACTCTTGGCGGCGCAAGGTAGCCCAGCATTAGTGCTTGCTTCCGATCCAAACCCAGATGCGCTCCCCACAATTGAGCAATATCTAAAGGGACTGGAAGCCTTGGGACTAGCAAGGGCAAATCAGGGAATCTGGATGCAGTCGGGACCACTTCTACTAGCTAACAACAATGGGACAGTTCCCTTGCCTGCTGCCTCATTAACTAAAATTGCCACATCTTTAGCCGCTTTGAAAACTTGGGGACCTGATCGCCAGTTCGAGACCTTGATTAGTGCCACGGGTCCGGTGAAAGATGGGGTATTACAGGGAGATTTAATTATCCAAGGGAATGGCGATCCTTTTTTTGTTTGGGAGGAAGCGATCGCCCTGGGTAACAGCCTTAACCAATTGGGGATTAACCGAGTTACAGGAAACTTGGTGATCGCTGGCAATTTCGCTATGAACTACCAATCCAATCCCTACATGGCAGGTGAATTGTTGAAGCAAGCATTAAACGCTGCCAGCTGGTCTCCAGCAGCAACTGCCCAGTACTTCAGACTGCCTCCAGGTACTCCCCGCCCCCAAGTTACGATTTCTGGTACTGTGCAAGTGGCATCACTGCCAAACCCTAAACAATTCTTGCTGCTGCGTCACCGCTCTTTGCCCCTGTCCCAAATTCTCAAGGAAATGAACATTTACAGCAACAACGAGATGGCGGAAATGCTGGCTCAGTTGTTAGGGGGAGCGCAGGTAGTGCAACAGCAGGCGGCATTAGCAGCTGGGGTGCCTCAGTCAGAAATTCAGCTGGTTAATGGTTCTGGACTAGGAGTGGAAAATCGAATTTCGCCCAGAGCTGTATGTGCGATGTTTGTGGCGCTTCAACGCGAATTGCTGCCTCATCAAATGAATGTAGCTGACTTGTTTCCTGTTGCCGGACGCGATCGCCGAGGAACGCTAGAAGCTCGCCACATTCCCGCTACTACGGTAGTTAAAACTGGCACTTTGAACGATGTGAGTGCCTTAGCAGGTGTAATGCCAACCCGCGATCATGGTCTAGTTTGGTTTGTCATTATTAACCGGGGTTGGCAGGTGGAACGCTTTCGTGGTGGGCAAGACCAGCTACTCCAAAGTCTGTTGCAGCAATGGCAAGCTGCACCAGAAATCCCTGCTGCATTAACTCCACATCCAATCGGCAACACGCCTACTCCCCTGGGTGCAGCAAGCCGGAATGAAATTTTGTATAAGACTTAA
- the mazG gene encoding nucleoside triphosphate pyrophosphohydrolase — MTDLEESNQSESRTAMLAALQQLIDVVAQLRSPEGGCPWDLAQTLQTLTPYVIEEAYEVVDAIRSGDTRAIAEELGDLLLQVVLQAQIASESGTFSLTEVTQGITQKLIRRHPHVFGDVEVQNVEQVRQNWEQIKAAEKGESSPDTQPVSRKLSRYARTLPPLMAGMKISQKAAAAGFEWENIDGVWEKFHEELAEFQQAIAHESPEQQQAELGDLLFILINLGRWYNLDPAEGLQGTNQRFIQRLEKMEAVADRPLSDYTLDQLETLWQQAKAQLAKHLKPE, encoded by the coding sequence ATGACTGACCTTGAAGAATCAAACCAAAGCGAGTCTCGTACCGCCATGTTAGCAGCACTGCAACAGCTGATTGATGTGGTTGCCCAATTGCGATCGCCTGAAGGCGGTTGTCCCTGGGATCTGGCTCAAACGCTCCAAACCCTAACTCCCTATGTAATTGAAGAAGCTTATGAAGTGGTAGATGCGATTCGCAGTGGAGATACACGTGCGATCGCTGAAGAATTGGGAGATCTACTATTACAAGTTGTGCTACAGGCGCAGATTGCCTCAGAATCAGGTACATTCAGCCTCACGGAAGTAACCCAAGGCATTACTCAAAAATTGATTCGCCGTCATCCTCATGTATTTGGCGATGTCGAAGTTCAAAACGTCGAGCAAGTACGCCAAAACTGGGAACAAATCAAAGCAGCAGAAAAAGGAGAATCCTCTCCTGATACTCAACCAGTGAGCCGCAAACTGAGTCGCTACGCCCGTACCCTTCCGCCGTTGATGGCAGGAATGAAGATTTCTCAAAAAGCAGCCGCCGCTGGATTCGAGTGGGAAAACATTGATGGTGTGTGGGAAAAATTTCATGAGGAGTTGGCAGAATTCCAACAGGCGATCGCCCATGAATCACCCGAACAACAACAAGCAGAACTGGGAGATTTGTTATTTATCCTAATTAATCTGGGTCGGTGGTATAACCTCGACCCAGCTGAGGGTTTACAGGGAACTAATCAGCGATTCATCCAGCGCTTAGAAAAAATGGAGGCAGTAGCTGACCGCCCCCTGTCAGATTACACACTCGATCAGTTAGAAACGCTGTGGCAGCAAGCTAAAGCCCAACTAGCAAAGCATTTAAAACCCGAATAG
- a CDS encoding metal-binding protein gives MPSGRTHDRITLWGLPFLTALTFGHTQSGNITLIVSGAFLFSGLMFGPDLDIYSVQYKRWGYLRWVWIPYQKTLRHRSLLSHGLIIGTTLRILYLGCWLGILGIFLLGIAQLVWDVGWSWQLLVKSVQQSLTQHTGEWLALYLGLELGAMSHAVSDWGSSVYKRFQKQGSRGLLPRGKMKKRKLPPRSTRRSRSAVVKRRPKH, from the coding sequence ATGCCCTCTGGTCGGACACACGATCGCATTACTCTATGGGGTTTGCCCTTTCTAACTGCTCTTACCTTTGGACACACTCAAAGTGGCAATATCACTTTAATCGTTTCGGGAGCATTCTTATTCAGCGGGCTGATGTTTGGTCCTGATTTAGATATTTATTCGGTTCAATACAAGCGTTGGGGTTACTTGCGGTGGGTTTGGATACCCTACCAAAAAACTCTGCGGCATCGTTCACTGCTGTCTCACGGACTAATTATAGGGACAACACTGCGGATACTGTATCTAGGTTGCTGGCTAGGAATATTAGGGATTTTCTTATTGGGGATAGCCCAGTTAGTGTGGGATGTGGGGTGGAGTTGGCAGTTGTTAGTTAAGTCGGTTCAGCAATCGCTAACTCAACACACTGGCGAATGGCTCGCTCTTTATCTAGGACTGGAACTAGGTGCAATGAGCCATGCAGTAAGTGACTGGGGCAGTTCTGTATATAAACGTTTTCAGAAGCAGGGCAGCCGGGGCTTGCTGCCTCGTGGCAAAATGAAGAAACGTAAATTACCTCCTCGCAGCACCCGCCGCTCCAGATCGGCAGTTGTTAAAAGGCGCCCCAAGCATTGA
- a CDS encoding TIGR04168 family protein, translating to MTSQRNYEQLITIAIVGDIHDQWEADDGIALQQLGVDLVLFVGDFGNESVEVVRAIASLDIPKAAIFGNHDAWYSASEWGRKKCPYNREKEDWVQQQMDLLGETHVGYGKLDFPELNLTVVGSRPFSWGGELWKNAEFYQQRFGVTNFEESTARIVAAANNAAYETIIFMGHNGPTGLGDRAEDPCGKDWQPIGGDYGDPDLAAAIAQTRAAGKRIPLVTFGHMHHKLRHTNQHLRQAIYVSPETIYLNAARVPRIVQSGSDRCRNFSIVSLQGDVVSQISLVWLGKDFTVVSEQILYQRTRRVVQPA from the coding sequence ATGACCAGTCAGAGAAATTACGAGCAACTGATTACAATCGCTATTGTTGGGGATATTCACGACCAATGGGAAGCGGACGATGGCATTGCCCTACAGCAGCTGGGTGTTGATTTAGTGCTGTTTGTAGGGGATTTTGGCAATGAATCGGTGGAGGTGGTTCGCGCGATCGCCAGCCTCGACATTCCTAAGGCAGCGATTTTCGGCAACCATGATGCTTGGTACTCTGCCTCAGAGTGGGGTCGCAAGAAGTGTCCCTACAACCGAGAGAAAGAAGACTGGGTGCAGCAACAGATGGATTTGCTGGGGGAAACCCATGTAGGCTATGGTAAGCTCGACTTCCCAGAACTGAATTTAACCGTTGTCGGCAGCCGTCCATTTAGCTGGGGTGGAGAATTATGGAAAAATGCCGAGTTCTATCAACAGCGGTTCGGGGTGACGAATTTTGAGGAATCCACAGCTCGAATTGTAGCGGCAGCGAACAATGCGGCATATGAGACGATTATTTTTATGGGTCACAATGGTCCGACTGGGTTAGGCGATCGCGCAGAAGATCCTTGCGGCAAAGATTGGCAACCGATCGGCGGCGACTATGGCGATCCAGATTTAGCAGCGGCGATCGCGCAGACTCGCGCTGCTGGCAAAAGAATTCCCTTGGTTACATTTGGTCATATGCACCATAAACTGCGGCACACCAATCAGCATTTGCGGCAGGCAATTTATGTGAGTCCAGAAACAATCTATTTGAATGCGGCGCGCGTGCCTCGGATTGTGCAAAGTGGAAGTGATCGCTGCCGTAATTTCTCAATTGTCTCTTTGCAAGGTGATGTTGTGTCCCAAATTTCCCTGGTTTGGCTGGGGAAAGATTTTACAGTGGTATCTGAGCAAATTCTTTACCAGCGGACCCGGCGGGTGGTGCAGCCTGCTTAG
- a CDS encoding TIGR03885 family FMN-dependent LLM class oxidoreductase gives MAKFGYHASHEQFKPSALLDYAQAAEKAGFNAGLSSDHFYPWSERQGESGFAWSWLGAALQATSLSFGVVCAPGQRYHPAIIAQAAATLAEMFPNRFWVALGSGQALNEQITGEGWPPKDERNERLIECVDIIRALWAGETVTHYGLVEVEDAKLYTRSEVPPRIIGAAITPKTAEWVGGWADGLITISHPYEKLREVVEAFRQGGGEGKPMCLKVQLSYAADEEKALQGAYDQWRTNIFKSFVLSDLRYPKQFDAAAEFVKPEDMHEHVRISAEPEQHIEWLQKYIELGFGELYLHNVNREQQEFIEVFGEQVLPTLKDI, from the coding sequence ATGGCAAAGTTTGGATATCACGCCTCCCACGAGCAGTTCAAGCCGAGTGCTCTATTAGATTATGCTCAAGCTGCTGAAAAAGCTGGATTTAATGCTGGACTATCCTCTGACCACTTCTACCCTTGGAGCGAACGGCAAGGAGAAAGCGGCTTCGCCTGGTCATGGTTGGGTGCAGCCCTACAGGCAACTTCTCTATCCTTTGGTGTTGTTTGCGCTCCTGGACAGCGGTACCACCCGGCAATTATCGCCCAGGCTGCGGCAACCCTGGCTGAGATGTTCCCCAACCGCTTCTGGGTAGCACTAGGAAGTGGTCAGGCACTGAACGAGCAGATTACGGGAGAAGGCTGGCCTCCGAAGGACGAGCGAAACGAGCGGCTGATCGAATGCGTTGACATCATCCGTGCTCTGTGGGCAGGAGAAACTGTGACTCATTACGGTCTAGTGGAAGTGGAAGATGCTAAGCTCTACACCCGGTCTGAAGTTCCACCCCGGATTATTGGTGCAGCAATTACTCCTAAAACAGCAGAGTGGGTAGGAGGATGGGCAGACGGACTAATTACCATTTCCCACCCTTATGAAAAACTGAGGGAAGTGGTAGAGGCGTTCCGTCAAGGTGGAGGAGAAGGTAAACCTATGTGTCTTAAAGTTCAGCTCTCCTACGCCGCAGATGAGGAGAAAGCTCTACAGGGAGCCTACGATCAGTGGCGCACAAACATCTTTAAAAGCTTCGTTTTATCAGATTTGCGGTATCCTAAACAGTTTGATGCAGCGGCAGAGTTCGTTAAACCAGAGGATATGCACGAACATGTAAGGATCTCAGCCGAGCCAGAGCAACACATCGAGTGGTTGCAAAAATATATAGAACTGGGATTTGGCGAACTTTATCTGCACAACGTCAACCGAGAGCAGCAAGAGTTTATTGAAGTCTTTGGCGAACAGGTTCTTCCTACATTAAAGGATATTTGA
- a CDS encoding metallophosphoesterase, with protein MKFVSDPPITVKIRKMKQRVRWQEPLIVERGIDQTRMVFEDSWADSPEFSFLVVGDSGSGSHRGHNPQRQLAEMMLAHQDQSRFILHTGDVIYLVGSSEYYPDNFIKPYREFLVGGDHPQRIAYDQMSFTLPFLPVPGNHDYYDLPLFFGLIAGTTRPLRRLLRSKLYVDIGWHGSGQGKAYARAFLDYLKQFDTKEKLSGHLDRHYVGQTDTGRCLRYEPGSFTRLPNRYYTFRSGGIDFFALDSNTFNDPLPLPATGEGEADRRLLEKRWNELEQEKLQIIETSAQLNPNLPEEAEQLDDLHTKLEQLEEVQLDIDKQLASDGKTVTDTEQLDWLRQRLIESWHTAEVRGRIIYLHHPPYVTEATKWNQAQTLAIRRRLRQVFDQVCEVIGSLPEGRPLVDLVLSGHAHCLEYLRTGNTGHADSHINWIICGGSGFSLRRQRREGPELMETFDGNEDSTRKVARSLLYIGRSGRGSQKRRPYSFLRIDVQDGCPPKFMVRPFIAEWSQHQWSNSKIEPFVI; from the coding sequence ATGAAATTCGTATCCGATCCACCGATCACCGTCAAAATCCGGAAGATGAAGCAACGGGTGCGGTGGCAAGAGCCGCTGATTGTCGAGCGGGGAATTGATCAAACCCGAATGGTATTTGAAGATAGCTGGGCAGACAGTCCTGAGTTCTCGTTTTTAGTTGTGGGTGATAGTGGTTCGGGAAGCCATCGAGGACACAACCCTCAACGCCAGCTTGCAGAAATGATGCTGGCACATCAAGACCAGAGCCGCTTCATATTACACACAGGCGACGTGATCTACTTAGTGGGATCGAGCGAGTACTACCCGGACAACTTTATTAAGCCTTACCGAGAGTTTCTGGTGGGAGGCGATCACCCTCAGCGTATTGCCTATGACCAGATGTCCTTTACTCTGCCGTTCCTTCCCGTGCCAGGTAATCATGATTATTATGACCTGCCGTTATTCTTTGGTTTGATAGCAGGAACCACACGACCACTCCGCCGCCTACTCCGGTCGAAGTTGTATGTAGACATTGGCTGGCATGGTTCAGGTCAAGGCAAGGCATATGCACGGGCATTTCTTGACTACCTTAAGCAATTCGATACGAAGGAGAAGCTAAGCGGTCATCTGGATCGCCACTACGTCGGCCAGACTGACACGGGTCGCTGCCTGCGATACGAACCTGGAAGCTTTACTCGTTTACCCAACCGATATTACACGTTCCGTAGCGGCGGCATCGACTTTTTCGCCCTTGACTCGAATACCTTCAACGATCCACTGCCGCTACCTGCTACTGGAGAAGGGGAAGCTGATCGCCGCCTGCTGGAAAAACGTTGGAATGAGTTGGAGCAGGAAAAGCTGCAAATTATTGAAACCTCTGCCCAGCTTAACCCAAATCTACCGGAAGAAGCTGAACAACTCGACGATCTGCATACCAAGTTGGAGCAGCTTGAAGAAGTCCAGCTTGACATTGACAAACAATTAGCATCCGATGGAAAGACTGTAACTGACACCGAGCAACTTGATTGGCTGCGGCAAAGGCTAATCGAATCTTGGCATACTGCAGAAGTGCGTGGACGAATCATTTATCTCCACCATCCCCCTTATGTTACTGAGGCGACCAAGTGGAACCAAGCGCAAACCTTAGCAATTCGTCGCCGCCTCCGACAGGTTTTCGATCAGGTGTGTGAAGTAATCGGCTCACTGCCAGAGGGGCGTCCATTAGTTGATTTGGTTCTGAGTGGTCATGCTCACTGCTTGGAATATCTTCGCACTGGCAATACCGGACACGCAGACTCTCACATTAACTGGATTATCTGCGGTGGCAGTGGTTTCAGCCTCCGCCGTCAGCGACGTGAAGGACCGGAATTGATGGAAACTTTTGATGGCAATGAAGATAGCACCCGTAAAGTAGCGCGATCGCTGCTTTATATTGGTCGGAGTGGTCGTGGGTCACAAAAGCGACGACCCTACTCATTTTTACGGATTGATGTTCAGGATGGTTGCCCACCCAAGTTCATGGTCCGACCGTTTATCGCTGAGTGGTCGCAACACCAGTGGAGCAATAGCAAAATTGAGCCGTTTGTGATTTGA
- a CDS encoding CAP domain-containing protein produces MSKNKSKRRFPAFWVGWTALILLLSGCGQLVEFLPRLPGLDAPVAEPPDPRVAAQSPAIAEMEAEIWQRINEIRQQHGLNDLQNNERLAQIARDYSQTMARKNFFSHTGPDGSTPAQRVRAGGINYLVVGENLFRGRNIPNPVSVSVKGWMNSPGHRENILRPVFNQTGIGIWRQGNTYYITQLFLRSLF; encoded by the coding sequence ATGAGCAAGAATAAAAGTAAACGAAGATTTCCGGCATTTTGGGTAGGATGGACAGCACTTATTCTTCTGTTGTCCGGCTGTGGACAGCTAGTAGAGTTTCTGCCGCGCTTGCCCGGACTGGATGCGCCTGTAGCTGAACCGCCAGACCCTCGTGTCGCAGCCCAATCACCTGCCATTGCTGAGATGGAAGCAGAAATCTGGCAGCGGATCAACGAAATCCGGCAGCAGCATGGCTTGAATGACCTGCAAAATAATGAAAGGTTAGCGCAGATAGCACGTGACTACAGCCAAACAATGGCGCGGAAAAACTTTTTCAGCCACACAGGTCCAGATGGCAGTACTCCAGCTCAACGAGTGCGTGCTGGGGGAATAAACTACTTAGTGGTAGGTGAGAACCTCTTCAGGGGTAGGAACATTCCTAACCCAGTGTCAGTATCAGTGAAAGGCTGGATGAATAGCCCAGGACATCGGGAAAATATTCTGCGTCCTGTCTTCAATCAGACGGGGATTGGGATCTGGCGGCAAGGCAATACCTACTACATTACGCAGTTATTCCTGCGATCGCTGTTTTAA
- the nadA gene encoding quinolinate synthase NadA, producing the protein MFTTALAQRKLTQTAEPPLDLFEAIQALKRELNAIILAHYYQEPDIQDIADYIGDSLGLSRQAANTDADVIVFAGVHFMAETAKILNPNKLVLLPDLAAGCSLADSCPPEAFAAFKAAHPDHLVVSYINCTAEIKAMSDIICTSSNAVQIVRQIPEEQPIIFAPDRNLGRYVMEQTGRNLVLWQGSCIVHETFSEKKIVQLKISHPEAEVLAHPECEPAVLRHATYIGSTTALLNYCQRSSASTFIVATEPGIIHQMQKEAPQKHFIPAPPMNSCNCNECPYMRLNTLEKLYWAMKNRTPQITMSEEIRLAALQPIQRMLEMSPS; encoded by the coding sequence GTGTTTACAACTGCACTTGCTCAAAGAAAACTCACTCAAACTGCGGAACCCCCACTAGACCTATTTGAAGCTATTCAAGCGCTCAAACGGGAACTGAACGCTATAATTCTGGCACATTACTACCAAGAGCCAGATATTCAGGATATCGCCGACTACATTGGCGACTCGCTAGGGCTTTCTCGACAGGCAGCTAACACAGATGCTGATGTGATCGTCTTTGCCGGCGTCCACTTCATGGCAGAGACTGCTAAAATTCTCAATCCCAACAAGCTAGTGTTATTACCGGATTTGGCGGCAGGTTGCTCTTTGGCAGATAGTTGTCCCCCAGAGGCATTTGCTGCTTTTAAGGCAGCTCACCCGGATCATCTGGTGGTTTCCTACATCAACTGCACTGCTGAAATTAAAGCGATGAGCGATATCATCTGCACCAGCTCCAACGCTGTCCAGATTGTGCGTCAGATTCCAGAGGAGCAGCCGATTATTTTTGCTCCAGATCGGAATTTGGGGCGGTATGTGATGGAGCAGACTGGACGAAACTTGGTGCTATGGCAAGGCAGCTGCATTGTGCACGAAACTTTCTCTGAAAAGAAGATTGTCCAGCTAAAAATTTCACATCCAGAAGCAGAGGTACTTGCTCATCCAGAATGCGAACCAGCTGTATTGCGTCACGCCACCTACATTGGCTCTACCACCGCCCTTTTGAATTATTGCCAACGAAGTTCCGCAAGTACTTTCATTGTCGCTACAGAGCCAGGGATTATTCACCAAATGCAAAAGGAGGCTCCCCAGAAACATTTTATTCCAGCACCGCCAATGAACAGTTGCAATTGCAACGAGTGTCCTTACATGAGGTTAAATACACTGGAAAAGCTTTACTGGGCAATGAAAAATCGTACCCCACAAATTACGATGTCAGAAGAAATTCGCTTAGCCGCACTGCAACCAATCCAACGCATGCTGGAGATGAGCCCTTCTTAA